The segment tttctaattaactgtaactttgctttcgTTGAGATTATCTTTGCTAATATAGGTTaaatgatactccggaccctcggggatgaacttttgGTCTTTATAACTACTTTAgcaactaccaaaaatattcaataaaagTTCAAATTATTTCCTGAAAAAGGcggtattgagaaaaatttggcAAAACTAAAAAACCTTCACTCATCTGCGTTGCAATCCAGATCCCCTCTACTATTGGTGAAAAGATATTGTCCGAATCGATAGACCCCTGCCCTTGGCCGACAATACACTTAGGATATTCGGCGTGTTGGCTTTAAACGGTTGCAGAACAGCGATACGCATTTTTGCGTCGAAACTCCGCTTATAGGTCAGTTGTAAGTCACTCTAGTTGATTTTTCTATGAAATTTATTACAATAATTGAttcaatttaatcaatttatgCGCATTCTTGTTGAACTAAATATTGATTGTTAGAGAACAGCCAAAATTATTACACCAGAGAAGCAATGGTACAAACTTAAAACACATTTTCCTCACCTGTGCTATTCAACAGATTTGCCGTGTCgtgtattaatattaataactATTATACTTACGTTGATTGAAACCACTGGTAAGAACTGGCACCAAAGCAGTTAAATCTCTTCTCCGTTCCGTGAAAAAGTGCATTCTGCTCTCGAAACAGCACAGACTAACAAGCAGAAACAGAACCACAAACGTATGCCGACCTTTCATCGTGACCGCTTCCGAGTAAGTAATTTCGTCAGTCGAATCGTGTTTATTTTTACTGCGCTGCTTAGCTTACTTACAAGtcaataaattaattaaattagacAATTATGTACACGCATCACGCATCCACTCATTCCCTCACGCTAGACTGCATTCGCCGGCTGGCTCAGTTTCCAGCCTCCGCCACTCTTTCGGTCTGAGCCCACGAACGCCGCAAGATTTGCTTCCCCAGTGGCAGTGGCTGGGAGGTAATTGGTCGCcagtcgttccgctgattcctgCGTGACTTTTCAGCCATCGAAATTTCATTCACAGATTCATCTTCCACCTCTACGGATGCCGACGACTCTTCCGGTTCTTCTACTTCTTCCTCTGCTGCTGTGTTCGGTGCTTCCGTCGTACTGGTAGTGGCCGGAAGTGGTCTCCTACGGCGGGTGTAATGAGACGGTTTCCTTTTCGGAACGGCACATTCGGCGTAGATTCGGCCACAGTCCTGATAATAGCGGGCCCGTTCGTCGCTGGGATCACGATAGTTGTGGAAAATATCACGACTGTGTAAAGAGAGTAAAATTTTACCAGTCAACAAACAGCTTGTTCATCGCTTGAAATGTATGCAAATCACTTACCCCATCGCTCTGGTTGCGAACAGCAAAATGGGGTTGCTGCGTGCGTGGAAGTCAAATTCGCAAACAAACCGCTTTCGGCAAGCTCTCGCTTTTACACCTAGAAATAGGAATCCCATTTCGGTCAACTGATCCGTCCAGTAAAttctaaaaagaaaaagaagtagTTAATAAATGtcacaattttaaaattgtttaaataCTCGTTGTCTAGCGGCTCCTCATCGTTTTGGTTGTCCAAATCACGTCTACCCCGACGGGAACCGTATTTTGCCGCTGGCGGTCCACCGGAGGAGGATGAAGATATTGAGGATATTGAAGGTATAATCGATGGCGAAGAGGCCGCCGATGGGGGAAGATACGATCCACTGATGGGGTACGGTTCCGGACCGGGATAGCTGGAAACGATATCCGGACCCGTCGCGTGGTATCCGGTGATTCCACTGTAATCACTCAAATACGGCGGTGGCACATCAGAAACGATCGAGTGCCCACACAAACCACCGGGCCAGAGTTTGTGCCCAAAGAAGTAGATTCCAACTAAAAAAAGACCCACCACAACCACTTTGGCCTTGATGAGCAGGATGTAGGAGAGTGATGAGATCATGGGAGATACTGAAAAACTTGACGTTATAATCAAAATGATTCAACACTTATTATAGATGATCCTCACTGGCTTGGAACAGAAATTTGTAAAACCGTTTCCGACGCGCCCGGCCCTCGGCAACATCTTTCGGAAGTTCTTCGGTTGTCGATTCTTCACACACTACCACCACCGCACTGAGAGCAAGCACCAGTAAAAATTTTATCCAATCCGGCATCCTTTCTCTGTTTCAGCTAAACTACTTGGTCAGCTCCTTTCGGTTGTAACGGTACTCGGCACACTAAAGTGGTAAATTCGCCTAGGATATCTTTTTATACATCATTTGGTTGTCGGTCTGGTCACTTGCATTAACCAATCCCTTTCGAGAAGGTGTTAATTCGTTGGTGATAACGAACAGTGTCGCGCCTTCGCGTTGTGCCCGGCATTTTACCGTAACGGTTGCTGCTTATATGATTATTACAGAGTCAGTCAAGTGGCTCTTCCTTGGTCCGTTCATATCAAAAGTCTATTTTCTTTAAACTTTCTATTATTACACCTGCAACGGACGGCGCGAGTGATAGGAACTtccaacccaagtagcacacgttgtcacaattgagtcgcagcggctgatatgcgacaaatttaaatgtaaaacttcggttacagtaaccgaaaatataacagttgtgtaaccgaaatagcgcaacttatgtaactaaatctggttgcattaacagttactcaataaccaatatgtaacatgtatagttacaaaatggttactattgaagttacacataaactgtaaattgactttcaattggtggcaaattagttatcttgtaacttttattgcatagcgaaaatgtagatggtttattatttcaatctatggctgtcaacgtcaagcagtaaattcaactgttgaatatagaagagtgtataaattattatttcaacacaaattttaatgcagtttcaaatttatggtgaaatgcatgattctagctttgaaaaattcacgcgctcttatttaatatagcttttcgttacttacttctttgaaaaattgatgttttgtaaatcaaatataaaaatttaaatttaaattttttgattttttaaatttattcttagcaataatgaattagtggagcattcacctagaaaccattaaaaatcaagttgttttcgctatcacttctatcacagtaaaattcatagccattttgcctttggttctaactactacaccatcgtccttgaagttttgtaccgttttcggcatattgcatgaaatgattttaagcagccattgttcattgttcacattgttgatattgggaaaaggtattttttagtgattgttgtgaaaagaaagtgttaatttaatatcaaagaatagtttcagtttgaataaaacagttaccaccagtgttaatcatagaaggttacatttcagttacattctagttgtacgtaaccttagccttcgacctggttacggtatcggttatacggtaaccaatattaaatctgttgtagtcacttatttcttatgtcgtcatttctaagttacactgtaacctattttcattgccggtttcgtttcgatgtaacttgatcgttttgacgtttgagaataatcatcatttgtttacttaataccaatgtctgggcggagaagattccaagtaccatcaattaagtaaataaacgcatttacaagagcatttcacaacccgtgtaccaattgtttatctttaccattagcaatattcttcaggtctagtttttccttaatccgttgtgtttacaaggaacagtgaacaaattgttgcgaaaatgttactagccgactttttttgacttcgtaactgcttgtaacgaaaaattaactgttttgcgaccagcaagttgatgacagtttggaaaaaggtttcatttgtgtcacttgataactatttggtaactcgtaactgaaaggtgactgttttgcgacgaccaagttgttgacagttcgaaaaaaaaaggtttcaatttggtcatttggtaactacctggtaactttttgagatttttgtcactagaaaactaaaaagtaactatttttaattttatgtaacctaactcgttacaagtatcctaaatgtaactgctgtgcaatctttttgtatttttttatttttatgattagttacaagtgctacttgggaaaaTGACTtggcaatttttctgaacaaaagcAAAGTCATCCTCCGTCTATTCCGCTTCCGGAATACGTTGTAACACCgatgaaacctgcaagtcgtatgCGAAATGCGAATTTTTGTTGGAATGGAATTATTAGTGgaatttatttgtgaaaatattttcaaattttgtttcatttaactttcgtattctattaagatgttcagaaaaacaaacattagttCTGGAAGATAgcttagtttttcatacttatttcTATAAATAGCGTTTTTTTCCTCGAAAAATCACAATACAACTACAAGACGACTACGCGTTTGATCGAAACTTTCGTAAAGTTCTTAATAATTTatcttttataaaatattagaGTCAGCTTAGCCCGATGTACAACTTTAATGTTAATTAGTCGATTCCAAACTTCCTTGGATAATGTTGGAGAAAGAAATaagttttataaaataatttcgaGACTAGATAATCACGGCAAAAGTTGCTTTTGGAGCAATCCCACCCATCACAGTGGTCTaaaaagcgaaatacgtgatcgtttgatatagcgccgaaacatgaagtttttcgcatatagtacctttaggaacatttcttggtataacaagccccttcttgtgagaaacatctttgggtgattaattccattaaaggtgagatacgaaatttattttgtcgtatattcgagatacaggtttggtactttcggcaaatttgtagtaaatatcaatacaaaaaactttgttaaagacaccatacttgtatctcttcatagaaattgtctatgaagcgttattcgaaaacaaacccttcaaaacactttttaatccctgacttattctggtcaacttttacgtgttcataatgttctataaagttgtttatcttgctaaaatcaacgtttttgtagaacattattatacgcgattttctgcagtttcggagatttcgagcttttttgatgaaaaatagtattttttttaaggttaaatatttcccaaggtggcaaatggtggcaaatCAAACAAcccgtacttaaaagtacaacataacgatgtgttgcttattttatttttggtttgagtaaagttaattgttaattgcttgtcaattcgtgttttcgaattaaatagttatttagtcattccgagaaaattcggccttctgaGACTGTTGCTGAAATTCGGCCCTTtgggtttcggccattcgtgattcgaccatttgtgtttcggccattcagtACCAGCCCATTAAGAGTGTAATCTTTTGAAAATACACCAATCCAAAGTatagaacaaaatagacttaagttactCATTTGAAAGCTTCTCCCTTATTaatttcgtcaaataattttgagtctacattcattttcaactCGAAACTAGGCGCAAAATTTGCTGAAAACTCAAcgtgttagaaagagattgtcaacgtaaacaaaatggcatttattgcatccgaagtacattttaattgttctataaacatgactgagatggatttttaaaacaactataactattggggatacaaacagatacagccaagtgatacttgcttttaaaggttttttgttgtacttttaagtagaagttgtttgatctgccaccgtttgccaccttgggaaatatttaagctcaaagtagtactatttttcatcaaaaatgcttaaaatctccgaaactgcagaaaatcgcgaataataatgttctacaaaaacgttgattttagcaagataaacaactttctagaacactatgaacacgtaaaggatgatcagaataagtcagggcttAAAAACTGGTTTGAAGGAttcgtccacgaataacgcttcatagacaatttccatgaagagatacaagtatggtgactttgacaaagttttttgcattgatatttactacaactttgccgaatataccaaacctgtatctcgaatatacgacaaaataaatttcgtatctcacttttaagggaattaatcatccaaagatttctctcacaagaaggggcttgttataccaagaaatgttcctaaaggtactatatgcgaaaaacttcacgtttcggcgctgaGAATTGAGAAGAGAATTTCATTGAAAAAATAACGGATCAATAGAAATatattgccctttgcattgaaagttggattttgagcacacttgttcagtcacacattttgtaggtgagaaaagttgccaaaatttcgtggtaaaaacccatgaatcttggttgattcctatttgaattctaatgcttacgtagagttgttatcgacgctacgaataatataaaaatagtttctaaatacataattccgcgcataattcataatttgaacaaatatgcagcatatatgaaataaatgaaaaattaaatactatttgctttccctacaactggtactggcgccactgctaaatcaaatgtcagctcagatgggagagttgtaatgatgggaaatgccgatcaaaatctataacgattattgataaagttttcttatcgttaataattaataacgataatatgacagtataagcaaaaatacgtaagaaatagaacaaaaatgttaaaataataacaagccaagaagaagatttcattttaaaccctccaattttcgatacttttccgtgacgataaagtttgatggtattatcgatataagattactagcgatattatcagtagcacacttttcatcacagttttgaaggttgcactttataactgtgcagtccaattgagtgcgaagagcgcaataCCTTTGATATATCTTTTATCAACTCCTacctgacagacagacagacagacagacagacggacagacagacagacagacagacagacagacagacagacaga is part of the Sabethes cyaneus chromosome 2, idSabCyanKW18_F2, whole genome shotgun sequence genome and harbors:
- the LOC128736725 gene encoding uncharacterized protein LOC128736725, with amino-acid sequence MPDWIKFLLVLALSAVVVVCEESTTEELPKDVAEGRARRKRFYKFLFQAISPMISSLSYILLIKAKVVVVGLFLVGIYFFGHKLWPGGLCGHSIVSDVPPPYLSDYSGITGYHATGPDIVSSYPGPEPYPISGSYLPPSAASSPSIIPSISSISSSSSGGPPAAKYGSRRGRRDLDNQNDEEPLDNEIYWTDQLTEMGFLFLGVKARACRKRFVCEFDFHARSNPILLFATRAMGRDIFHNYRDPSDERARYYQDCGRIYAECAVPKRKPSHYTRRRRPLPATTSTTEAPNTAAEEEVEEPEESSASVEVEDESVNEISMAEKSRRNQRNDWRPITSQPLPLGKQILRRSWAQTERVAEAGN